A stretch of Arachis hypogaea cultivar Tifrunner chromosome 15, arahy.Tifrunner.gnm2.J5K5, whole genome shotgun sequence DNA encodes these proteins:
- the LOC112751952 gene encoding uncharacterized protein, with the protein MMESAETGECLWMVTDDYIFGIRVEKLEKLGKNEDRDWKSHLEKAPIDFRLILPESCTLPRYFIFDSKLFLVGNQTHSGTKIHQISYVGGDTLGTSEAVATGAIPPLPIGFFSFLANIKDDVYLLEHGAAPHLAIKTGLWVLSPRLGSPNWHSMPAPPTEVESHNELPYGFVLNDKLLLHPWTAPGVAFVYYPEPKKWIKLERALSLPDYSVFLGVSSLGDVDDRSVVLTWNPEGLSGPGVKYEIHTLLVDNKDYCILRHQFLDELCEAIQPSYFDDGCSNLDLVDLGNSKVCVIIGGLAEGIPSLCILVVELGLVQEKEQQRFLSVRLLVNRVFDMRPYFLKDRGVQVLCTSFLFSLSNGTLDIDRDSVKDHIGEKVPTLTSASLEAFSRKRSSGEDGPSTEGDNVVKVAQSKGSSLKRRELESGVVGLDKYVEVSQLKDKARELGMKDMTEALEAKEKESEEMVKQITTLQSQLKGRDEKIEALTLKVCELENALKDAKNSKEPMAYDMFGKGFDRARTS; encoded by the exons ATGATGGAGTCGGCGGAAACAGGAGAATGCCTGTGGATGGTGACAGACGACTACATCTTTGGCATCCGCGTTGAGAAGTTAGAAAAATTGGGGAAGAATGAGGATAGGGATTGGAAATCCCATCTTGAGAAGGCTCCGATTGATTTCCGTTTGATTCTTCCAGAGTCCTGCACGTTGCCTCGCTACTTTATCTTCGACTCGAAACTTTTCTTAGTCGGTAATCAAACCCATTCTGGCACCAAGATCCACCAAATCTCCTATGTCGGCGGCGACACGTTGGGCACATCTGAGGCAGTAGCGACGGGCGCAATCCCTCCGCTACCGATCGGTTTCTTCAGTTTCCTTGCAAACATTAAAGATGACGTTTACTTGTTGGAGCATGGTGCGGCACCACATTTAGCAATTAAGACGGGGTTATGGGTTTTAAGTCCCCGTCTCGGTTCCCCGAACTGGCATTCCATGCCTGCTCCTCCAACCGAAGTCGAGTCTCATAATGAATTGCCTTATGGTTTCGTGCTGAATGACAAGCTCCTCCTGCATCCTTGGACCGCACCAGGAGTTGCCTTTGTCTACTACCCCGAACCTAAAAAATGGATTAAACTGGAGCGCGCACTTTCTCTTCCTGATTATAGTGTTTTCTTGGGTGTGTCGTCCCTTGGGGATGTAGACGATCGCAGTGTGGTGCTGACATGGAACCCGGAGGGTCTTTCCGGACCTGGTGTGAAATATGAGATACACACTTTGCTGGTGGATAATAAAGATTATTGCATTCTTCGCCATCAATTCCTTGATGAGTTGTGTGAGGCGATCCAACCATCCTACTTTGATGATGGGTGCTCAAATCTCGACTTGGTTGACCTTGGCAACAGCAAAGTATGCGTTATCATCGGTGGTCTCGCAGAAGGCATTCCATCCCTTTGCATTTTAGTAGTTGAATTAGGGTTGGTACAAGAGAAGGAGCAGCAAAGGTTCTTATCTGTGCGTCTACTCGTGAATCGAGTCTTCGATATGAGGCCTTATTTCTTAAAGGACCGCGGTGTTCAAGTGCTCTGCACCTCCTTTCTTTTCTCGCTCAGCAACGGAACGTTGGACATAGACAGGGATTCCGTGAAGGATCATATAG GTGAGAAAGTTCCCACCCTGACTTCGGCATCTCTGGAGGCCTTTTCCCGGAAGAGGTCATCCGGGGAGGACGGCCCTTCGACAGAAGGTGATAATGTGGTCAAGGTTGCTCAATCTAAGGGGAGTAGTTTAAAGAGAAGAGAGCTAGAGTCAGGTGTTGTAGGTCTTGATAAGTACGTGGAGGTTTCTCAATTGAAGGATAAGGCTAGAGAATTGGGTATGAAGGACATGACCGAGGCTTTGGAGGCGAAGGAAAAAGAGTCAGAGGAAATGGTAAAACAGATAACTACTTTGCAGTCTCAATTGAAGGGACGCGATGAGAAGATTGAGGCATTAACTCTAAAGGTGTGTGAGCTGGAGAATGCATTAAAGGATGCTAAAAATTCAAAGGAGCCAATGGCTTATGACATGTTTGGAAAAGGGTTTGATCGTGCTAGGACTAGTTGA
- the LOC112749450 gene encoding uncharacterized protein: protein MMESAETGECLWMVTDEYIFGFRVEKLEKLGKNDDGDWKSLLEPDRFDFLLKLPESGTWNHFIFDGKLFLVDDKPVSGTKIYQISYVGGDTLGISDAVATGAIPPPPTSSHSFLANIKDEVYLMEHTVVPPPRRKRGLWVLRSGSSPPNWHSLAAPPTELASSYSIHGFVLNDKLLFRGGSARGIAHVYHPQRDAWSAWIKQKRVPSLSLPDYDVFWPVSFLGDVGDRCVVLTWYLNGLPGPYGKYEIHALLVDNKDYCILRHQRLDELCEAIEPSLFYDSCLHLNLFDLGNSKVCVIMVGLAEGIPSLFIVVVELGLVQEEEQQRFLSVRVLVNRVFQFHMKRHLSEHFCQSPWTSFLFSLRKGTSDIDRDAVKDHIGEKVHTLTSASLEAFSSKRSSGKDDPSTEGDKDNVVKVAQSKEISLKRRKLESGVVGLDKYLEVSQLKDKARELGMKDMTEALKPKEKESGVMENIEALTLKVGELENALKDAKNSKETMAFEMFRKGFDRAVSQVKALAPDVNVDDMDVSKIVVNGVLVDADIP from the exons ATGATGGAGTCGGCGGAAACAGGAGAATGCCTGTGGATGGTGACAGACGAATACATCTTTGGCTTCCGCGTTGAGAAGTTAGAAAAATTGGGGAAGAATGACGATGGGGATTGGAAATCCCTTCTTGAGCCGGATCGGTTTGATTTCCTTTTGAAACTTCCAGAGTCCGGCACGTGGAATCACTTTATCTTCGACGGGAAACTTTTCCTAGTCGATGATAAACCCGTTTCTGGCACCAAGATCTACCAAATCTCCTATGTCGGCGGCGACACGTTGGGCATATCTGACGCAGTAGCGACGGGCGCAATCCCTCCGCCACCGACCAGCTCCCACAGTTTCCTTGCAAACATTAAAGATGAAGTTTACTTGATGGAGCATACTGTGGTACCACCGCCAAGAAGAAAGAGGGGGTTATGGGTTTTACGTTCGGGTTCCAGTCCCCCGAACTGGCATTCCTTGGCCGCTCCTCCAACCGAACTCGCCTCTAGTTATTCGATTCATGGTTTCGTGTTAAATGATAAACTTCTCTTCCGTGGCGGGTCCGCACGAGGAATTGCCCATGTCTACCACCCACAACGTGACGCATGGTCGGCATGGATTAAACAGAAGCGCGtaccttctctttctcttcctgATTATGATGTTTTCTGGCCTGTGTCGTTCCTTGGAGATGTAGGCGATCGCTGTGTGGTGCTGACATGGTACCTGAATGGTCTTCCCGGACCTTATGGGAAATATGAGATACACGCTTTGCTGGTGGATAATAAAGATTATTGCATTCTTCGCCATCAACGCCTTGATGAGTTGTGTGAGGCGATCGAACCATCCTTGTTTTATGATTCGTGCTTACATCTCAACTTGTTTGACCTTGGCAACAGCAAAGTATGCGTTATCATGGTTGGTCTCGCAGAAGGCATTCCATCCCTTTTCATTGTAGTAGTTGAATTAGGGTTGGTACAagaggaggagcagcaaaggtTCTTATCTGTGCGTGTACTCGTCAATCGAGTCTTCCAGTTCCATATGAAGCGCCATCTCTCAGAGCACTTCTGTCAATCGCCCTGGACCTCCTTTCTTTTCTCGCTCAGAAAGGGAACGTCGGACATAGACAGGGATGCCGTGAAGGATCATATAG GTGAGAAAGTTCACACCCTGACTTCGGCATCTCTGGAGGCCTTTTCCAGCAAGAGGTCATCCGGGAAGGACGACCCTTCGACAGAAGGTGATAAAGATAATGTGGTCAAGGTTGCTCAATCTAAGGAGATTAGTTTAAAGAGAAGAAAGCTAGAGTCAGGTGTTGTAGGTCTTGATAAGTACCTGGAGGTTTCTCAATTGAAGGATAAGGCTAGAGAATTGGGTATGAAGGACATGACCGAGGCTTTGAAGCCGAAGGAAAAAGAGTCAGGGGTAATGGAGAATATTGAGGCATTAACTCTAAAGGTGGGTGAGCTGGAGAATGCATTAAAGGATGCTAAAAATTCAAAGGAGACAATGGCTTTTGAGATGTTTCGGAAAGGGTTTGATCGTGCTGTAAGTCAAGTTAAGGCTCTTGCGCCGGATGTTAATGTGGATGATATGGATGTATCCAAGATTGTGGTAAATGGAGTATTAGTGGATGCTGACATCCCGTAG